The following proteins are encoded in a genomic region of Hippocampus zosterae strain Florida chromosome 2, ASM2543408v3, whole genome shotgun sequence:
- the LOC127595727 gene encoding high affinity cGMP-specific 3',5'-cyclic phosphodiesterase 9A-like isoform X5 — MSQLRDLIFIPEACHVPSGPKMATKIIHFIVNGKVERAEFGADCTAEDVKDLFCAAAEASPHHILKLYKSNGSVVNISPMLESNSQDSYYQLEVVASELQSIAITTDVGNMEQRLVRSQRLMNPSMKVSESLISFGVCGLRLCHLETKVQEEAGKTPEIISDLKSQVDSFKRKLESIKHLSWMGLFRDECPQQFSKFPLKAKVPQVNKDEEHREVRRRFLNMSSLQVIEEVREHLKTPTFDNWQWEEPEMLVLLQVMFTDLDLLTVFHFEVDILQNFLFEVYCHYNNIPFHNFQHCFCVTQMMYGLIWLTDLRNKLDPMDLLIMLTSALCHDLDHPGYSNVYQINAQTKLALRYNDISPLENHHCAVAFGILAKEESNILKHVTTEQYKHIRAGMIKCILATDMARHNEILNNFKSIQSVFDFRNRDHTEVLMKIMLKVSDISNEARPMAVAEPWLVCLLQEFFNQDTNKTAPLSKQSSSAAFSKVPSKQNGAQKQ; from the exons ATGTCACAGTTAAGAGATCTCATTTTCATTCCTGAAGCCTGTCATGTCCCATCTGGCCCGAAAATGGCCacaaaaattattcattttatcgTTAACGGGAAAGTGGAGCGAGCAGAGTTTGGAGCAGACTGCACGGCTGAAGATGTTAAAG ACCTGTTCTGTGCAGCAGCAGAGGCCTCTCCTCATCACATCCTGAAGCTCTACAAATCAAATGGCAGCGTGGTGAATATCTCGCCCATGCTGGAGTCCAACAGCCAGGACTCATACTACCAGCTGGAGGTGGTGGCATCTGAGCTTCAGA GCATTGCTATAACGACTGATGTGGGCAACATGGAGCAGAGGTTAGTCCGTTCTCAGCGGTTAATGAACCCAAGCATGAAAGTCAGCGAGAGTCTCATTTCATTTGGTGTGTGTGGCCTCAGGCTGTGTCACCTGGAGACCAAAGTCCAGGAAGAGGCAGGCAAAACTCCAGAAATCATCAGCGACCTCAAGAGTCAGGTGGACTCTTTCAAGCGAAAGCTTGAG AGCATCAAGCACCTGAGCTGGATGGGTCTCTTCAGGGATGAGTGCCCCCAACAGTTTTCCAAGTTCCCACTGAAAGCCAAAGTGCCTCAGGTGAACAAGGACGAGGAGCACCGGGAGGTTCGCAGGAGGTTCCTCAACATGAG CTCGCTGCAGGTGATAGAAGAAGTGAGAGAGCATCTGAAAACTCCCACTTTTGACAATTG GCAGTGGGAGGAGCCAGAGATGCTGGTCCTCCTCCAAGTGATGTTCACCGACCTGGACCTCCTGACGGTGTTCCACTTTGAGGTGGACATCCTCCAGAACTTCCTGTTTGAGGTCTACTGCCACTACAACAACATTCCCTTCCATAACTTCCAGCACTGCTTCTGCGTCACGCAGATG ATGTACGGGCTCATTTGGCTAACAGACCTCAGGAACAAGCTGGATCCGATGGACCTTCTGATCATGCTGACCTCTGCTCTGTGCCATGACCTCGACCATCCCGGCTATAGCAACGTCTATCAG ATCAACGCCCAGACCAAACTGGCCCTTCGTTACAATGACATCTCCCCGTTGGAGAACCACCACTGTGCAGTCGCCTTTGGCATCCTGGCCAAG GAGGAATCCAACATCCTCAAACATGTGACCACAGAACAGTACAAACACATTCGAGCAGGAATGATCAA GTGCATTCTGGCCACCGACATGGCGAGACACAATGAAATCCTCAACAACTTCAAGAGCATCCAGTCCGTGTTTGACTTCAGAAACAGGGATCACACGGAAGTG CTGATGAAGATCATGCTGAAGGTGAGCGACATTTCCAACGAGGCCAGGCCAATGGCGGTGGCCGAGCCCTGGCTGGTCTGTCTCCTGCAGGAGTTCTTCAACCAG GAtaccaacaaaacagcacctttGTCGAAACAAAGCTCCTCAGCCGCCTTCAGCAAAGTTCCTTCGAAACAAAACGGAGCACAAAAGCAGTGA